A genomic window from Diospyros lotus cultivar Yz01 chromosome 2, ASM1463336v1, whole genome shotgun sequence includes:
- the LOC127794983 gene encoding 3-oxoacyl-[acyl-carrier-protein] synthase II, chloroplastic: MAASSAVCTWFWAACMSLACDKDSSLLLHSSSPSRRFTGRLSRKRRVSSKCGAQHSKGLISSLCGSVSTQFQGLMSSSYLAAFEPCDEYYNSKGLLYSSDLNGLFGSRNVPAITRRRRRMNPAAHSGETMAVAVQPSKEVRTEKKPPVKQRRVVVTGMGVETPVGRDPDAFYQNLLEGVSGIGEIEAFDCAHYPTRIAGEIKSFSTDGWVAPKLSKRMDKFMLYMLTAGKKALEDGGITEDVMNELDKARCGVLIGSAMGGMKVFNDAIEALRISYRKMNPFCVPFATTNMGSAMLAMDLGWMGPNYSISTACATSNFCILNAANHIIRGEADMMLCGGSDAAIIPIGLGGFVACRALSQNNSDPTKASRPWDINRDGFVMGEGAGVLLLEELEHAKKRGATIHAEFLGGSFTCDAYHMTEPHPEGTGVVLCIEKALAQSGVSREDVNYINAHATSTPAGDLKEYQALIRCFGQNPELRVNSTKSMIGHLLGASGAVEAVATVQAIRTGWVHPNINLETPDDGVDIKVLVGQKKERLDVKVALSNSFGFGGHNSSILFAPYK; this comes from the exons ATGGCGGCTTCTTCCGCGGTGTGTACCTGGTTTTGGGCCGCTTGCATGTCCCTCGCCTGCGACAAGGACTCCTCGCTGcttctccattcttcttctccttcccggCGATTCACCGGCAGATTGTCTCGCAAACGGAGGGTTTCGTCCAAATGCGGCGCCCAACACTCGAAAGGCCTAATCTCGTCCTTATGTGGATCAGTGAGCACTCAATTTCAGGGCCTCATGAGTTCTTCCTACCTCGCGGCTTTCGAGCCCTGCGATGAGTATTACAACTCGAAAGGTCTTCTTTATTCCTCCGACCTGAATGGCTTGTTCGGATCGAGAAATGTCCCGGCGATCACTCGGAGGCGCCGCCGCATGAATCCCGCCGCCCATTCGG GGGAAACAATGGCTGTAGCTGTGCAACCTTCTAAGGAAGTTAGAACAGAAAAAAAGCCTCCTGTTAAGCAAAGGAGAGTAGTTGTGACAGGGATGGGAGTGGAGACTCCAGTTGGTCGTGATCCAGATGCCTTCTATCAGAATCTGCTTGAAGGTGTCAGTGGCATAGGTGAGATAGAAGCTTTTGACTGTGCCCATTATCCAACG AGAATTGCTGGGGAGATCAAGTCTTTCTCAACAGATGGATGGGTTGCaccaaaactttcaaaaaggATGGACAAATTCATGCTTTACATGCTAACAGCTGGCAAGAAAGCATTGGAAGATGGTGGAATTACAGAAGATGTAATGAATGAATTAGATAAAGCCAGATGTGGGGTTTTGATTGGCTCAGCCATGGGGGGAATGAAG GTTTTCAATGATGCTATCGAAGCATTAAGGATCTCTTACAGGAAGATGAATCCTTTTTGTGTACCATTTGCAACTACAAATATGGGGTCTGCCATGCTTGCTATGGATCTG GGTTGGATGGGCCCAAACTATTCAATCTCAACTGCATGTGCCACAAGCAATTTCTGCATACTGAATGCGGCAAACCATATCATCAGAGGAGAAGCG GACATGATGCTCTGTGGTGGCTCAGATGCTGCAATAATACCTATTG GATTGGGGGGTTTTGTGGCATGCAGAGCACTTTCTCAGAATAACAGTGATCCAACAAAAGCTTCACGCCCATGGGATATT AATCGTGATGGATTTGTGATGGGAGAAGGAGCTGGAGTCCTGCTTTTGGAAGAACTGGAGCATGCTAAG AAAAGAGGTGCCACTATCCATGCAGAATTTCTAGGTGGAAGCTTCACTTGTGATGCATACCACATGACAGAGCCCCACCCTGAAG GGACTGGTGTTGTTCTATGCATAGAGAAGGCCTTAGCTCAGTCTGGTGTGTCCAGGGAAGATGTAAACTACATAAATGCACATGCTACATCCACACCCGCTGGAGACCTAAAGGAGTACCAAGCCCTAATTCGTTGTTTTGGCCAGAACCCTGAG cttaGAGTAAACTCTACAAAGTCTATGATTGGTCACTTACTAGGTGCGTCGGGAGCCGTTGAAGCTGTTGCAACTGTGCAG GCAATAAGGACAGGGTGGGTGCATCCAAATATCAATCTCGAGACTCCTGATGATGGCGTG GACATAAAAGTGCTGGTTggtcaaaagaaagaaagactggACGTGAAGGTTGCATTGTCCAATTCATTTGGATTTGGCGGCCACAACTCATCAATCTTGTTTGCTCCATACAAGTAG
- the LOC127794500 gene encoding uncharacterized protein LOC127794500, with protein MEGVEIEEPLQFLHSDDFCDSILSRFSNSDQERHQHICAVFGAMSQELKDQNLPRTAVAYFGATCSSLDRLSAEPQPPGHAVDALLAILAMIVPRISIPILKKKTEYVSDLVVRVLRSKSITPTGAASGLKCLSDLLIIGEKFTWSDVSSLYGFLLAYVTDDRPKVRKQSHMCLHDVLVSFQGTPVLGPASEAMANIFERFLLLAGGSNASASEKPKGAQEVLYVLDALKDCLPLLSLKFSTTIMKYFKSLLEIRQPLVTRRITNSLSALCLHQTLEISSELLLDLLCSLGLSISANKMSVDDTTFVARLLGVGMKKIYHLDRQVCVLKLPLVFNALRDVLAFEHEEVLFAAMESFKSLIDSCIDENLIKQGIDQIMASRNEETRKSGPTIIEKICSTVENLLDYHYAAVWDVSFQVASAMFSKLGMYSSYLLRGTLKNLADMEKLPDEDFPFRKQLHECIGSALGAMGPETFLGILPLKLEAADLSEANVWLFPILKQYIIGARLSFFTESILGMIGTVRQRSQMLEQEGKIYSSRSVNGLVYSLWSLLPSFCNYPLDAAESLKELEKILCHALREELDIHGIICSSLQILIQQNKRIVERKDDQSGSELNILKQQAVARYTPAVAANNLNVLKSSAREFLSVLLGIFMKLPKDAGGCLQTTISEFASIADKEVVTKFFKTTMRKLLKVTQEAGKAENPQNSNPMQIDTASKESSLSVARAQLLDLAVALLPGLDAEETDLLFAAIEPALKDADGLIQKKAYKVLSVILRNSDGFLSRKLEELLNLMIDALPSCHFSAKRHRLDCLYFLIVHVSKNESERRWQNIVSSFLTEIILALKEANRKTRNRAYDILVQIGHVCGDEEKGGRKENLHQFFNMVAGGLAGETPHMVSAAVKGLARLAYEFSDLVSAAYNVLPSTFLLLQRKNKEIVKANLGLLKVLVAKSQAEGLQMHLSSMVDGLLKWQDSTKNHFKAKVKLLLEMLVKKCGLDAVKAVMPEEHMKLLTNIRKIKERKEKRTASNSEDNKSHQSKATTSRLSRWNHTKIFSDFGNEETDSDAEYMDMETSSGRRSKGSALLTSQPSSLRSKRTRKAAKSLPEDLFDQYEDEPLDLLDRQKTRSALRSSEHHLKRRADLDDKPEVDAEGRLIICEEGKKPKETSPDHSDSDDERSQAGSSMSKNSHRGQKRRKTSLDSGGWAYTGSEYGSKKASGDVKRKGKLEPYAYWPLDRKMMSRRPEQRAAARKGMAGVVKMTKKLEGKSVSSALSLKGFNKSNREGKRKVSTRRKSKH; from the exons ATGGAGGGCGTCGAAATTGAAGAACCACTCCAATTCCTCCATTCCGATGACTTCTGCGACTCCATCCTTTCTCGTTTCAGTAACTCCGATCAGGAGCGCCACCAACACATCTGCGCCGTTTTCGGCGCAATGTCTCAGGAGCTCAAGGACCAGAACCTCCCTAGAACCGCCGTCGCCTACTTCGGCGCTACCTGCTCCTCCCTCGACCGCCTCTCCGCCGAGCCCCAGCCCCCGGGCCACGCCGTCGACGCCCTCCTCGCCATCCTCGCCATGATTGTTCCTCGAATCTCCattcccattctcaagaagaaaaCCGAATACGTGTCTGACCTGGTGGTTCGCGTCCTGCGCTCGAAATCGATCACTCCTACCGGGGCCGCCTCAGGGCTGAAGTGCCTTTCGGATTTGCTGATAATTGGGGAGAAGTTCACCTGGTCTGATGTATCTTCGCTTTATGGATTTCTTTTAGCCTATGTAACTGACGACCGTCCCAAG GTTAGAAAACAGTCACATATGTGCCTACATGATGTCCTTGTTAGTTTTCAAGGAACACCGGTGCTGGGACCTGCAAGTGAAGCCATGGCAAACATCTTTGAAAGGTTTCTGCTGCTTGCTGGTGGATCAAATGCAAGTGCTTCTGAAAAGCCTAAAGGAGCTCAAGAGGTCCTCTATGTGCTGGATGCTCTTAAAGATTGTCTTCCTCTTTTGTCCTTGAAGTTCTCTACTACCATCATGAAGTACTTTAAATCTTTGTTGGAAATACGACAACCCCTTGTTACCAGGCGTATAACAAACAGTTTGAGCGCACTTTGTCTACACCAAACATTAGAGATTTCTTCTGAACTGCTGCTAGATCTGTTATGCTCGTTGGGTCTTTCTATCTCTGCAAATAAGATGTCTGTGGATGACACAACATTCGTTGCCAGGCTACTTGGTGTTGGAATGAAAAAGATATATCATTTGGACAGACAAGTTTGCGTACTGAAACTCCCTCTTGTATTCAATGCACTTAGAG ATGTCTTGGCATTTGAACACGAGGAGGTCTTATTTGCAGCAATGGAATCCTTCAAGTCTCTAATAGACTCATGTATTGACGAAAATTTGATCAAACAGGGAATTGATCAAATTATGGCAAGTAGAAATGAGGAAACAAGGAAATCTGGACCAACCATCATTGAAAAAATTTGTTCAACTGTTGAAAATTTACTTGATTATCACTATGCTGCAGTTTGGGACGTGTCATTTCAGGTTGCTTCGGCTATGTTTAGCAAATTAG GTATGTATTCTTCTTACTTATTGAGGGGAACACTAAAGAACTTGGCAGATATGGAGAAATTGCCAGATGAAGACTTCCCATTTAGAAAGCAG CTGCATGAATGCATTGGATCAGCCCTTGGTGCCATGGGTCCTGAAACATTCTTGGGCATCCTTCCCCTTAAGTTGGAGGCTGCAGATCTCTCTGAGGCTAATGTTTGGCTTTTCCCAATTTTGAAACAATACATTATTGGTGCCCGTTTAAGCTTCTTTACAGAGTCAATTTTGGGTATGATTGGAACTGTGAGGCAGAGATCTCAAATG CTTGAGCAAGAAGGAAAGATCTATTCATCCAGGAGTGTAAATGGACTTGTTTACTCGCTGTGGTCATTGCTGCCTTCTTTTTGCAACTACCCTCTGGATGCTGCTGAAAGTTTGAAGGAGTTGGAGAAAATATTGTGCCATGCTCTTCGTGAGGAATTGGACATACACGGAATAATATGCTCGAGTTTGCAGATCCTTATTCAGCAAAATAAGAGAATTGTAGAAAGAAAGGATGACCAAAGTGGCTCTGAATTAAACATTCTCAAACAGCAAGCTGTGGCTCGTTATACCCCAGCGGTTGCTGCTAATAATTTAAATGTCCTAAAGTCTTCTGCTCGTGAGTTTTTATCTGTCCTATTGGGTATCTTCATGAAATTGCCCAAGGATGCAGGTGGATGTTTACAG ACAACAATCAGTGAATTCGCCTCCATTGCTGATAAAGAAGTTGTCACAAAGTTCTTTAAGACTACAATGCGGAAGCTTCTAAAGGTCACACAGGAAGCTGGCAAAGCAGAAAACCCCCAGAATTCCAACCCAATGCAGATTGACACCGCATCAAAGGAAAGTTCACTGTCAGTAGCAAG GGCACAGTTGCTTGACTTGGCAGTGGCACTTTTGCCTGGGTTAGATGCTGAAGAGACTGATCTTTTGTTTGCTGCAATAGAGCCTGCCTTAAAG GATGCTGACGGTCTGATCCAAAAGAAGGCATATAAAGTTCTCTCTGTTATTCTCCGG AATTCTGATGGATTTCTTTCGAGAAAGCTTGAGGAGTTGCTTAATCTGATGATTGATGCGTTGCCTTCATGTCATTTTTCGGCCAAACGGCATCGGCTGGATTGTTTGTACTTCCTAATTGTTCATGTATCCAAG AATGAATCAGAGCGAAGGTGGCAGAACATCGTTAGTTCTTTTTTAACTGAAATTATACTTGCACTTAAAGag GCTAATAGAAAAACAAGAAACAGAGCTTATGACATACTTGTCCAAATTGGGCATGTCTGTGGTGATGAAGAGAAAggtggaagaaaagaaaacttaCATCAGTTTTTTAATATG GTGGCTGGAGGCCTGGCTGGCGAGACTCCTCATATGGTTAGTGCGGCAGTGAAAGGATTGGCCCGCTTGGCTTATGAATTTTCTGATCTAGTTTCTGCTGCTTATAATGTCCTGCCATCTACGTTTCTCCTCCTGCagagaaagaacaaagaaataGTCAAA GCCAATCTAGGTCTTTTGAAGGTATTGGTGGCAAAATCACAAGCTGAAGGTTTACAAATGCACTTGAGTAGCATGGTAGATGGTCTGCTGAAGTGGCAAGATAGCACTAAGAATCATTTTAAAGCGAAG GTTAAGCTTCTCCTTGAAATGCTAGTCAAGAAATGTGGGTTGGATGCTGTGAAGGCTGTAATGCCTGAAGAACACATGAAACTTCTCACTAATATAAGAAAG ATTAAGGAGcggaaagaaaagagaactgCTTCCAACTCTGAGGATAATAAGAGTCATCAGTCGAAAGCAACTACATCAAG GCTAAGCAGGTGGaatcatacaaaaatattttctgatTTTGGCAATGAAGAAACGGACAGTGATGCAGAATATATGGATATGGAGACTTCTTCTGGGAGGAGGAGCAAGGGTTCCGCATTGTTGACATCTCAACCATCTTCTCTCAG GTCCAAGAGAACTCGTAAAGCAGCCAAGAGCTTGCCAGAAGACTTGTTTGACCAATATGAGGATGAGCCACTTGACTTACTTGACCGGCAAAAGACCAGGTCAGCTCTCCGATCATCTGAGCATCATCTCAAACGGAGGGCGGATTTGGATGACAAGCCAGAGGTAGATGCTGAAGGGAGGCTGATAATTTGCGAGGAAGGGAAGAAACCAAAGGAGACGTCACCAGACCACTCCGACTCTGATGACGAAAGAAGTCAAGCAGGCAGTAGCATGTCCAAGAACTCGCATAGAGGTCAGAAGCGCAGGAAAACATCATTGGACAGCGGTGGGTGGGCTTACACGGGGTCTGAATATGGTAGCAAGAAGGCAAGTGGGGATGTGAAAAGAAAGGGCAAGCTGGAGCCGTATGCATATTGGCCACTCGATCGAAAAATGATGAGCCGGAGACCGGAGCAGCGGGCTGCTGCAAGGAAAGGAATGGCGGGTGTGGTGAAGATGACTAAAAAGCTAGAAGGCAAAAGTGTCTCAAGTGCACTTTCCCTCAAGGGCTTCAATAAGTCTAACAGGGAGGGTAAAAGGAAAGTctcaacaagaagaaaaagcaaGCATTAA
- the LOC127795654 gene encoding uncharacterized protein LOC127795654, which produces MSALDSPLEALTPFSSLNFDVFTLLFNKMWAWTWAAVITAAVSFRRIRTAAADGATKAPPPPPEEESVNDDQSPPPSATATSWVGPLETTVATTTGKFMVYYEDWGLEDAAEDDGVKGFEEVDIGGGDEWCDAGDWKWTVRMRMEEMGWYGYQDLAVLDGNVVRLWDGCRRKTKAVSDFPGVVGW; this is translated from the coding sequence ATGAGCGCCTTGGATTCTCCGCTCGAAGCCTTGACGCCGTTCAGTTCCCTTAATTTCGATGTCTTTACACTGCTATTCAATAAAATGTGGGCGTGGACGTGGGCAGCAGTTATAACGGCTGCCGTCAGCTTCCGGAGGATCAGAACAGCCGCTGCCGATGGTGCCACCAAAGCGCCTCCGCCGCCGCCAGAGGAGGAGTCTGTGAACGATGATCAGTCACCCCCGCCTTCGGCCACGGCCACTTCTTGGGTTGGTCCCTTGGAGACTACGGTGGCAACCACGACCGGGAAGTTCATGGTGTACTACGAGGATTGGGGCCTGGAAGACGCGGCGGAGGACGATGGCGTTAAGGGCTTTGAGGAGGTGGATATTGGTGGCGGAGATGAGTGGTGCGACGCTGGAGATTGGAAATGGACGGTGAGGATGAGGATGGAGGAGATGGGGTGGTACGGTTACCAGGACTTGGCGGTGCTCGACGGCAACGTGGTCAGGTTGTGGGACGGTTGTCGTCGGAAAACTAAGGCCGTCTCGGATTTTCCCGGCGTAGTTGGGTGGTAG